A stretch of Arthrobacter sp. NEB 688 DNA encodes these proteins:
- a CDS encoding excalibur calcium-binding domain-containing protein, whose translation MSRTSSAAAVVAAVAVALTIGPAAPAGAVTGTWKNCTSVNKKYPHGVGKAKARDRTSGKPVTTFRKSDSLYAQAMRANKGLDRDKDGIACEKR comes from the coding sequence ATGTCCCGCACGTCCAGCGCAGCAGCCGTCGTCGCGGCGGTCGCCGTCGCGCTCACCATCGGCCCGGCCGCGCCCGCGGGTGCCGTCACCGGCACGTGGAAGAACTGCACGAGCGTCAACAAGAAGTACCCGCACGGCGTCGGCAAGGCGAAGGCGAGGGACCGCACCTCCGGGAAGCCGGTCACGACCTTCCGCAAGAGCGACTCGCTCTACGCCCAGGCCATGCGCGCCAACAAGGGTCTCGACCGCGACAAGGACGGCATCGCCTGCGAGAAGCGCTGA
- a CDS encoding PLP-dependent aminotransferase family protein: protein MARSPRAVDVPLALDDSPAPLRHRVADAVVGALRTGRLRPGDTLPSTRTLAASLGVSRGPVVAAYDELAAAGFLVSRAGSGAVVADGADAAARAGAATHVPEPGRGRPSLPAPPAAGPRFDLRPGRPDTSLLDRSAWRRAWRAVGDALPGDDAGEVPRHTRLRGVLADHLRRSRGVVVDPDDLFVVPGVGGSLRALPEAFGLVGRTVALEDPGYVEAWTAFGAEGVRTHPVPVDADGLDPALVPSDARAVYVTPSHQYPLGARMPVARRAALLDWARTTGGLVVEDDYDGEFRYDVSPLPALRSLPGAEDHVAYVGTASKLLAPSLRVAWVAVPRHLRDPFRVAVESRGLVVNEATGLALAELVTSGALAAHHARASRTYAARRGALVAAVAERMPGAVLEGVDAGLHVVLRLPDGTDDHEVARRCADLGVEVSPLSAYAVESDVRGLVVCYAGLPETAAAAAVALLAEGVVG from the coding sequence GTGGCCCGCTCCCCCCGCGCCGTCGACGTGCCCCTGGCCCTCGACGACTCCCCCGCCCCGCTGCGCCACCGGGTGGCCGACGCCGTCGTCGGGGCGCTGCGCACCGGCCGGCTGCGCCCGGGCGACACCCTGCCCTCCACCCGCACCCTCGCGGCCTCGCTCGGGGTCTCGCGCGGTCCGGTCGTCGCGGCGTACGACGAGCTGGCGGCCGCCGGCTTCCTCGTCTCACGGGCGGGGTCCGGGGCGGTCGTCGCCGACGGGGCCGACGCGGCGGCGCGCGCCGGGGCCGCCACGCACGTCCCCGAGCCGGGCCGGGGTCGCCCGAGCCTCCCGGCCCCGCCCGCCGCGGGCCCGCGCTTCGACCTGCGCCCCGGGCGGCCCGACACCTCGCTGCTCGACCGGTCCGCGTGGCGGCGGGCCTGGCGGGCCGTCGGTGACGCCCTGCCGGGCGACGACGCGGGCGAGGTCCCGCGCCACACCCGCCTGCGCGGCGTCCTCGCCGACCACCTGCGCCGCAGCCGGGGCGTCGTCGTCGACCCCGACGACCTCTTCGTCGTGCCCGGCGTCGGTGGGTCGCTCCGGGCCCTGCCCGAGGCCTTCGGGCTCGTCGGCCGCACGGTGGCCCTCGAGGACCCCGGCTACGTCGAGGCGTGGACGGCGTTCGGCGCCGAGGGCGTGCGCACCCACCCCGTCCCGGTCGACGCCGACGGCCTCGACCCGGCCCTGGTGCCCTCGGACGCGCGCGCGGTCTACGTCACGCCGTCGCACCAGTACCCGCTGGGGGCGCGGATGCCGGTGGCCCGCCGGGCGGCCCTGCTCGACTGGGCCCGCACGACCGGCGGCCTCGTCGTCGAGGACGACTACGACGGCGAGTTCCGCTACGACGTCTCGCCGCTGCCGGCGCTGCGCTCGCTCCCCGGCGCCGAGGACCACGTCGCCTACGTCGGCACCGCCTCCAAGCTCCTCGCCCCCTCGCTGCGCGTCGCGTGGGTCGCGGTCCCCCGGCACCTGCGTGACCCGTTCCGCGTCGCGGTCGAGTCGCGCGGTCTCGTCGTCAACGAGGCGACCGGTCTCGCCCTCGCCGAGCTCGTCACCTCGGGCGCGCTCGCGGCGCACCACGCGCGGGCCAGCCGGACGTACGCGGCCCGGCGGGGCGCGCTCGTGGCGGCCGTCGCCGAGCGGATGCCCGGAGCCGTCCTCGAGGGCGTCGACGCGGGGCTGCACGTCGTCCTGCGGCTCCCGGACGGCACCGACGACCACGAGGTCGCCCGGCGGTGCGCGGACCTCGGGGTCGAGGTGAGCCCGCTGTCGGCGTACGCCGTCGAGTCCGACGTGCGCGGGCTCGTCGTCTGCTACGCCGGGCTCCCGGAGACCGCGGCCGCCGCCGCCGTCGCGCTGCTGGCCGAGGGCGTCGTCGGCTGA
- a CDS encoding DUF1272 domain-containing protein → MTLEMRPSCECCDTDLPADAVGAVVCSFECTFCAGCAEHLDRVCPNCGGGFMPRPTRVDDALRRHPASTVRVVSAGECPGAGYAGLVPADRTPERLARHAERGSTERAALDALLDEVLAGTLSTVVDGRPWVVPMLFARDGDRILLHGSTGAGALRRVAAGAPAALTVVSVDGLVVAHTTFESSANYRSAVVHGELVTLSDAERSRALDTLSDRLLPGRTGEVRPMTRREEAATLAMALPITDGRWLLKARSGAPSAPEEETGGAWCGVVPLRTVAGAPEPAPWTGDAPVPVSVATLVGRWS, encoded by the coding sequence GTGACCCTGGAGATGCGCCCGTCGTGCGAGTGCTGCGACACCGACCTGCCCGCCGACGCCGTGGGGGCGGTCGTCTGCTCGTTCGAGTGCACGTTCTGCGCCGGCTGCGCCGAGCACCTCGACCGCGTGTGCCCGAACTGCGGCGGTGGGTTCATGCCCCGCCCGACGCGGGTCGACGACGCCCTGCGCCGCCACCCGGCGTCGACCGTGCGGGTCGTCTCCGCGGGGGAGTGCCCCGGCGCCGGCTATGCCGGTCTCGTGCCCGCCGACCGCACGCCCGAGCGGCTCGCGCGCCACGCCGAGCGTGGCAGCACCGAGCGGGCGGCGCTCGACGCGCTCCTCGACGAGGTGCTCGCCGGGACCCTGTCGACGGTCGTCGACGGGCGGCCGTGGGTCGTCCCGATGCTCTTCGCGCGCGACGGCGACCGCATCCTCCTGCACGGCTCGACCGGTGCGGGGGCGCTGCGCCGGGTCGCCGCGGGGGCCCCGGCCGCCCTGACCGTCGTGTCGGTCGACGGGCTCGTCGTCGCCCACACGACCTTCGAGTCCTCGGCCAACTACCGCTCGGCCGTCGTGCACGGCGAGCTCGTCACCCTCTCCGACGCCGAGCGCTCGCGGGCCCTCGACACGCTCTCGGACCGGCTGCTGCCCGGCCGCACCGGTGAGGTCCGCCCGATGACCCGGCGCGAGGAGGCCGCCACCCTGGCGATGGCCCTGCCGATCACCGACGGGCGCTGGCTGCTCAAGGCGCGCTCCGGCGCGCCGAGCGCCCCGGAGGAGGAGACCGGCGGCGCCTGGTGCGGCGTCGTGCCGCTGCGGACCGTGGCCGGCGCCCCCGAGCCCGCGCCGTGGACCGGCGACGCCCCGGTGCCGGTGTCGGTCGCGACGCTCGTCGGGCGGTGGTCGTGA